Below is a window of Chryseobacterium arthrosphaerae DNA.
AGCCGCATATTTCTGTATATAGAATGATGTATTGATTCCTGTCGTCATATCTTTCTGAAGGTAAAGATTCCCGTATACAGAAGCTGTGGCATTGAAAACAGGATTGGAAGGAGCATTGTTCCAGGTCATATTCCGTACCGAAACCCCTGCAGTACCGCTTACGGTATTATTTCCTGTGCTGAAGCCGGAATCTGTGTTGAAAATCACATCATCATACATCGTGGGAACACAGCTGGAAGAAGGCCCTCCCGAAGTGAATGACCAGTGTAGAGGATCATTCCAGTTTCCTCCGCCACCTATCCAATAATACGTTTTCGGATTGATTCCCGGATACGTAATATTCCCCGTGTTGTTTCCTCCGTTTATTCCTGCAGTTACGGAAGCTCCGCCTGTGAGTTTTGTATTAGCAACATTATATCCTGTAAAAGCTGCGGTACCGTTTCCATTGATGGTGGAGGGAATAATAAGATTAACAGCATACGTGATATCAATTCCTCCGAATTTTGGAATAGCCCCATTGCAGGCTGTATTGGCGCTAAGGCTTTGGTTGATCTGGAAATAATTGGGGGCAGGGTTGGCATTCTGACGGAAATTATACTGCCCGCCATTAAGGGTAAGATTATTAATATCAAACTGCTGGGCCTTAAGGATATGATTTCCTTTACCCAATGTCAGGTTATTGATTTCATACCGTATTCCTGAAAGGTCAACTGTTCCGTCACCTATAATCATATCATTGGCTTTGAATACATTGGCAGTAACAGAATAAGCATACATACTGATCTTGTTGATTATAAATTCGTTTCCGCCGATGCTGCCGCCGGTGGTTCCGGTTCCCAGGATTTCATCAACTTTCAGTGAATTTCCCCCTGTTATCTGCACATACCCGGTAATTGCAGGCAATACAATCTTTTTTATATCCTGTGTGGTCTGAACCGTCAGGTTCGAATAAGAAAGGGTAGCCTGTGTAAGATTGGCAGCAGCATTAAAAGTGGCAAGATTACCGGCAAGCGTTGAGGTTCCGAACTTAGATGGGGTAGTGGAACCGTACACAAACTGCTGGGAAGTAATACTTTTATTATCAGTATCAAGAAAAGCACTTTCGCTCACATTAAACTGAAAATAACCGTTGCTGGCAAAATTCCTGACCAGTTTGAAGGTCCCGTTTCCCTTAAGATTAACAGAAGATGTGGAGTTGATATAAATGTAGTTCGGATCAATCAGGTTATCCGGAATATCAATCAGGTTAGGAGCCGGGTTTGAACTGTCAGCGTACAGGTTCATGGTCATATTGTAAAGAGCTCCTGCATTGGATTTCCACTTCAGATTTCCATAGATGTTGAAAATACTTCCTGCCGGGAAATTCACTTTTCCTGTAAATGAATCATCAATGATGAAATCTTTGCAGGTTGCGCTGGAAGGAATCGTAAGGGTAACGGAACCGCTGGCGGGAAATCCGCTTCCTGAATTGAAGTATACATTATCATATCGTGAAGGAATAATAGTGGCCGTCTGCCCTGATGATGAACCGATACGCCAGTGGTTGAGATCCGTCCAGCTTCCGGCGCCACCTACCCAGTAATAATTGTTCTGGGCAAAAAAACTCTTACCGATCAGAAAGAGCAGTAGGATATATAATTTAAGTTTCATGTTTTTTGAATTACAAAATTGGTATGGACTGAGGTCGTTACCTCAGCCTTAGCGACACTGAATAGAATCAGAATATGATCTGAATTCGTGTTCCGTTATTCCGGTTTTTTCAGCAGTTGTATCTCTTTCTGTAATTCGGTGATTTTTTTATCCTGTTCCTGTACGGTCTGTAATAATAAAGGAATCAGCTCATTATAATTGACAGACTTGTATCCTTCGTTGTCTGTGCTGACGATATTGGGTAATACTTTTTCAACTTCCTGTGCTATCAGTCCATACTGAAGCTGTGTATTTCCGCCTTTCTTTTTTCCTTTTTCATTCCAGAAATAGGAGACAGGTCTCAGTTTACCTAATAGTTCACCGGAAGAATTGATGGAGGCGATATTTTGTTTTAATCTTTCATCTGAATTATAATCTATGGCACTTGCTTTCACAGTTCCGGCCACATCAAGCTTTGCAGAAGCAGAAGGAGTAGTCCCGATCCCAACACTTCCACTACCGGAAAAGACAAGGTTTTTACCATTCAGGTCCACATTTCTTGCAGCCAGTGGAGTGCTGATGCTTCCGTCTGCTGTATAGATATTCTGGCTTGCCATACTGTCCCAGTTGCTGCCGTTCCAGAAATAATAACCGGGTTGGGTGATTCTTGCAACTTTTGCCGTTGGGGAAGCAGGAACTGCAGTGGCGTAGATCATCAGGGATTCTGTGCCGGGCTGAATATTTGCAGTCATGGTCTGGATCTGGTCACCTGTAAGGCGTGGGATCATCAGACCTTCTGCTGCGGCTGAACCGTCTGTTCTGGCTGTAATGTCCAGAGTGGCTTTAGGATTAGGAGTGTTGATGCCTATTCTACCGGTTTGGGAAAACATCATTGAGCTGATGGAGATGCTTCCGATAAGGCATAACCTGAATGCTGCAGAATGTTCTTTCTGCAAAAAAATAGAGTTTTTCATAGTTTTTTTGATTGCTTTTTATTCGGGTATATTAAACTCTTCCTTAGTGTTAAGAAGTTAAGAGTAGGTTTTTTACAATTGTTTTAGAAGTTTCTATTAATTCATTGGACCGGTAAAGCTGGCTGGTCAATATGCAGCTTTCAAAGAGAAGATAAATATGATCAGATAAAAAAGGATCTTTGAGATCTCCCATAAAGGCATCCCTCAATGTTTTTTTATGATTCCGGATCACCTTGTGGATCTCTGTTTTTTCTCCTGGGATTTCAGATAGAATATTCAGAAAACTGCATCCCCTGAAATCTTCCTTTTCATTCATATAGATCAGAAAATCGAATGATTTCAGGAATTTTTCCTCAAGGGTCTGTGCTCCGGATGTAAAACTTTCCAGCTCAGATACCCAGTAAGCATATCTTCTATCCAGAAACTCAATGCACAGATCGTCCTTTGACTTGAAATGCTGGTAAAAACTTGCTTTCGAGACTTCAGCATCATCAATGATCTGATTGATGCCGGTACTGTTATAACCCTGTCTGTGAAACAGGACCATAGCGGTACTTAAAATTCTTTCACGAGGTTTACGCATAGAGCAAATGTTTTTTTACAAATGTAAATAAAATATGAACAGACTGGTATGTTTGTTAAAAGAATCTTAAAAATAATATTTTATTACTATGAGATAAAATAATGTATAGTGATTATGGTAGGTTTATTATATAAAAAACACAGGAATTATACCTGTGTCCTTTATTTATTTTAATGGAAGTTTTCCCGTCGAAAGAAGGTTGTGTGCTTATTTTTTATTTAACCGATTTTAAAGCCGGGAAATAGAATGAAAATATCAATGGCAATTTCAGTTTTACTTTATATAAAGCCTCTTGCGTAATAAAGCTGTATAAGGAAAAACAGCAATGTAAAGAACCATACAACATAAGGGTGGTACCGGAAGTTCTCTTTCAGGATATGATGCAGCGCTTTAAATAGTTTTACTAAACCGATAATGGTAATGACAAAGAACACGGCGAGAACGATGAAGAAGATCAAATCCCTGGAACTGTAATTTTCTGAAACAGAAATCTTCTCAAGATGGTGCAGATAAGACTGTACATTCATGGTCTGCCCCAGGAACATTGTAGAAATGATCAGTATGAAAAACGGAGTAGAAGTATATACTGTAGTGTAAATAAATGAGAACAGTAATGTACGGAATGTGGGCGAATTGATCTTTTCCTTTTTGTACCATAATAATACCACACTGAAGACAACAGCCGTAAAATTATTCACCAGGAATATAAATAAAGCTTTTTCCACCATGCTCAATCCTTTGATCCTGGAGATGAAGTTTTCTTCCCCGCTGTAGTCCATAAGAAGAACGGAAACAATAACGGATGTATAAACAGACAGCTTGATGGGAGACAGGTAATCACGAAAACGTTCTGTTTCTTCCTTTTCCATTTCATGCACAGAGAGATCATAGCAACGGTGAGGAGCCTGAAACAATTTGAAAACAGTCACGGGAACCAGCAGAATTTCAATGATGATCTGCAGGCAAAGCTTTTCAAAGCTGTCAATCAGTTTTTCGAACATATACAGAGTATTAAGGGAACGGGTTCACTATGCAATTTAAAGAAATTTCAGATGAGATATAAAAATTTAGGTATAAATATTGAAAAGAACTGAATACAAAAAATCAGAATAGAAAGGGTCTATCCTGATTCACATATTGTTGTTTTTTTTATTATTTTGGAAGTCCTTTCTTCAGAGCAATATTTGCTTTTTCTATGGCTTTTCTCTCCTTCCAGTCCATGTATCTCTTTTTATACCTTCCTTTCATGAAATTATCAAAATTACGCTGAATGGCAAGATTCCAGAGGGAATGTGCTTTTACAGCCCAGCTTTTGTCCCACGCGCGCAGAGAAATAGAGAATGAGCCGTCAAGATATTTCATCCAGTGCCACCAGCCGGTTGGCATAAACAAAGTATCTCCATGTTCCAGGAAACACTCAATGCCTTCTATACCATCCAGTGCCGGGAATTTTTCAAAATCCGGATTGGCAATATCATAGTCTTCCAGTGCATAGGTCGCATAAGGAAGCTTATACAGGCGGGTTTTCCATTTATATTCAAACAGAAGAACATGCTTTCTGCCATTAAAATGGGTATGGAAAATATGAGGCATGTCAATATCATAATGAAGGAACGTCACCGAACCTTTACCCCCGAAAAACATACTCGGATATTTGTCTAAAAAGCCACCCATCAGATTTTTTGGCGGTACATAGTCGTCCAGTAATTTAGGGGCAAATTTAATAGGATCAAAGAAAAAGATTCTGAGGTCTGTAGGCTCTCTCTGAATAAGATCTACATACTCACCGAACTTCATTTTGGTTGTCGGAGTATTGATAGGGGCTGCAGGATCAGCTTTAGCACTGTCGTATAAAGGTACTTCTACATCTCCCACCACTTCTTTCATGTACTCCATTGTCCATTTTTGATATGCAGGCCAGTTTCTTGCCATATTTCTGATTACCACTGGCTTACATGGCTTTAGATACTTTTCACGAAAATCTTCCTGCGAAATGTCTTCTACAATATCAATAGGTTTAAGGAGTATTCCCATTCTTTTCAAATTATTATGCTAAAGTATTAAATATTTATGAAAATTAATGAGAAGAATTTAAATTATTTGGAATTGATATAAATAGATCTTATAAGCTTTGTATTCAAACTGCTGTATATGCATTCACATTTCACGAGAATGAAATATTTTAATATTATCATTAAAAAATAATTGGCTTCACTGGAAAATAACAGGCTTTGCATAAGAAAGAACAGTTGTGAAATATGATAATTATCTGTATACTTGCCAGGTTAAAAATAATCATGAAACGTAGCCTTACCATTATATTATCCCTTGTATTTGCAGGGATCTCTGCTCAAAATTCAAAGACAATTTTTACTTCTGATATAGACAACTTCTGGAACGCGTATGATCAGATTAAAAAGACTGATGATTTTTCTAAAAAGGTGAATCTGATCAACGAACTTTACATCAGCAAAGGAACCAAAGGGCTTAAAGCATTTATGAAAGCCAGAGATTATAATGATACGGCGTATGTAAAACTGATCGATGAATATCCGAAATTCTGGAATTCAGTAAGACCCAATACACTGACCGTACAACAGAAGAATAAAGAACTTAATGATGCTGTAGACCATTTAAAACAAATCTATCCTGAGCTGAGAGAAGCAGGCATGTACTTCACAATAGGTGCACTTGGAGCAGGGGGAACTACAGTTGAGAACATGGTATTGGTAGGAGCAGAAATAGGAACAGGAACTCCTGATACAGATACTTCCGAATTTAAGGATGACTGGCTGAAAACTCTTTTTGCAGCACAGTCTTTAGACAATATTGTATCATTGAACATTCATGAATATATCCATACCCAGCAGAATGGCTACAGCAAAACCGTTTTAGGAGCTTCCATTAAAGAAGGTTCATGTGACTTTATTGCTGAACTGGCAGTTCAGAGACCTTTGCAGACAAAATATCTGACTTACGGAAACGCACACGCATCCCAGATCAAAGATCAGTTTAAAAAAGAAATGTTCACCGACAGGCTTTCAAACTGGCTGAATAATGGACGGAAAAAAGGTGAAAGTGCAGAGTTAGGGTATTATATAGGATATGAAATCTGTAAATCCTATTATCAGAATGCAAAAGATAAAAAACAGGCCGTAAAAGATATTATTGAGCTGAATTATAGTGACGAAAAAGCAGTAGAGTACTTCCTGAAGAAATCAAAATTTTTCAGCGAAAAGATTGATAAGGTAAAGCTGATCAAAGAATACCATGATCATCTGCTGACCGTGGTAAAAACAGATCCAGAAAACGGAGCTGTCAATATAAATCCGGATACCAAGGAGATAAAAATCACTTTTTCAAAAGAAATCGTCCCGAATAAATATTCCATAAGCCTTTCGGATAAAGGAAAAGAGAATTTCCCCATTACGAAGATAACAGGTTTGGAGAACAACGATAAGACACTGGTCCTGTCCATGGATCTGAAGCCCGGTAAGGAGTATGAATTTGTTCTCACCAATAAAACCTTTGAATCTAAAGACGGTTATCCACTGAAAGATGAAAGATTCATTGTGAAATTTCAGACAAAGGCTCAGTAAAGCTGATTAGGCCAATGCATTTTGAGCATTATGTGCAGGGTTTCCTGAGTGAAACCGAGAGTTTTCAAAGGTAACAATCAGTGTAGAATTCCGATTCTATTCTTATATTTGATCTATGAAAACAGGTTTACTCGCATTATCTTTTGCCATTGTGAGCAGCGGATACCTTGCACAGATGAAATCGCTGCCCAAATTGGAATCCGGGGTTTCTTATGAATTGGCACAGTTTAGAAAAAGTGTATTAAGTGATATCAAATATCAGCTCGATCTGAAGATCCCCGAAAGTAAATCAGAAAGGATCTCAGGAACGGAAGTCCTGTCTTTCAATTATAAAAAACAAAATGAAGCCCCATTACTGATCGATTTCAAGGAAGAGGCCGCTTCATTGGTATCCGTGGCTGTAAACGGAAAAGTGACAAAGCCTGTATTTCAAAATGAACATATCATCATTGATGCCCAATACCTGAAATCAGGATTGAATCAGGTTCATTTTACCTTTCTTGCAGGGAACGGAGCCCTGAACAGACGGGAAGGGTATCTCTATACATTATTTGTTCCGGACCGTGCCCGGACCATGTTCCCGTGTTTTGATCAGCCCAACCTGAAAGCCAACTATTCCTTAACCTTAACGATTCCTGAGAAATGGAATGCCATTGCCAATGGAAAACTTAAAGAAACCAGGGCGCAGAAAGGAACAAAAACCCTTTATTTTGAAACATCAGATCTGATTCCTACTTATTTATTTTCCTTTGCTGCCGGAGACTTTAAAGCCTTTACAGACAAAATTGACAGGCAGGATTCCAGAATTTTATACCGTGAAACAGATTCTGCAAAGATCACAAACAGCATGGATTCGGTTTTTACTCTGTACAGGAATTCCCTTGACTATTTTGAAAAATGGACGCAGATTCCGCATCCCTTTCAAAAGCATGGAATGGTAGCGGTTCCGGATTTTCAGTTTGGCGGAATGGAACATCCGGGAGCAATCCTGTTTCAGAATTCTACCTTATTTTTAGATAAAAATGCTACCCAGAATCAGCTCAACAACCGTTCCAACCTGATAGCCCATGAAGTGGCTCATCTCTGGTTCGGGGATATGGTTACCATGGATTGGTTCAATGATGTTTGGATGAAGGAAGTTTTTGCCAACTTTATGGCAGATAAAAGCACAGGAGCGGCTTCGGATAAAAGTGTTTATGACCTTAAGTTCCTGACCACACACTTTCCTGCCGCTTATTCGGTAGACCGTACCCTGGGAGCTAATCCGATAAGACAGGTGCTGGATAATCTGCAGAATGCAGGTATGATGTACGGACCTATTATTTACAGCAAAGCACCTATTATGATGCGCCAGCTGGAATTACTGACCGGAGAGGAAAATTTCAGAAAAGGAATAGGAGAGTACCTTAAAAAATATGCTTACAGCAACGCAACCTGGCCGGATCTCATTGATATTCTGGACCGTCGTACCCGGGAAGACCTCCAAAGCTGGAATAAAGTATGGGTCAATGATCCGGGAAGACCTGTGGTAGAATACCAGGTGAAGTATAAAGGAGATAAAATAGAAAATTTTACGGTTTCCCAACATCCGGAATATGGAAAAGAACAGAAAAGCTGGCCGCAGGAATTTGAGATCAGCTTGTTTTATCCGGACCGTACTGAAAAAATAGATGTAAAGCTGTCCGGAATGCAGAAGGAGATCCCTGAACTGAAAGGAAAAGCAAAACCACTTTTTATTTTACAGAATTCTTCCGGGATAGGATATGGGGTGTTCAGCATTGATGTAAAAGCCATGTCAAACTTTTCACTGATCAAAGATCCTGTAAGCCGTGCAAGTGCCTATATTTCGTTATATGAAAATATGCTGGGAGGCAGGTCGGTGTCACCGGAAGAAGCATTGCAGTTTTTTGCGGAGCAGCTGCAAAAAGAAACCACAGAACTGAATGTCCGCCTCATAGCGGGTTATATTTCCACGATCTATTGGGAATTTTTACCGGAAAGCAAAAGACTGAAAATATCTGACACTTTAGAAAATACGGTATGGCAGGCATTACAAACCCAAACGGCAAAGAATAATAAGAAAATCCTTTTCGATTGCTATCAGGGAATTTTTCAGTCTCAGCAGGCATACAATACCCTGTACAAGATCTGGGAATCAAAGGTAACCCCTCAGGATGTTTCTCTCAATGATGAGGATTTCACCAATCTTGCCCTTTCCTTATCATTGCGCAGTAAGGAGAATAAGGATTTATTACAGAAACAGCTTGACAGAATTACGAATACGGACAGGATCAACCGTTTTAAGATCATTATGAAAGCAGCTTCATCAGATCAGAAAACACGTGATGAATTCTTTAATGGTCTGGTACAGAAAGAGAACAGGGCCAACGAGTCGGCGGTGGGAGCAGCTTTGGGATATTTACACCATCCGCTGAGACAGCAGACCTCTATCCATTACCTTCCGGAAAGCTTAGAATTATTACAGGAGATCCAGAAAACAGGAGCTATCTTTTTCCCGGACAACTGGCTTCGTTCCACATTTGGAAATTATCAGGATCCGAAGGCTCTTGAATCGGTCAATCAGTTTCTTATGAAAAACCCGGATTATAATGCCATTCTTAAAAATAAAATATTACAGGCAACGGATAACCTGAAGAGGGCCCAAATACTTGTAAAATAAAACTTTTCTGTAAAATATTGACAACTCTGAAGTTTAGATTTAACAGGGATTTTCATAGCGGAAAATCATTGAAAAAACTATGTAACTATGTGGTTAAAAACATTCAACCAAATAGTTACATAGAATATAAGCATAAAAATTAAATGAAACTTTGCTGTGGCCTGATAAAGTTTCAGTTTTTGTGACTCCCTGGAAAATGGTTATATTCGGCTTCATAAAAAAAATGATATGCAAGTATATGAAGCGGTTTCTGTGGGGCTGTACCTTTTGCTGATGATAGGTATAGGCATTTATTCTTATAGAAAATCAACAAGTAATTCAGAAGAATTTTTAATAGGCGGGCGGAAAATGGGAGCTGCGGTTACAGCATTGTCTGCCGGTGCTGCCGATATGAGCGGATGGCTCCTGATGGGAGTTCCGGGAGCAATGTATCTGGCCGGGATCTCAAGCTCGTGGATCGCTATAGGCTTAACGATTGGAGCTTATCTCAACTATATTATTGTGGCACCAAGGCTCAGGATTTATACAGAAGTAGCTCAGAACGCCATTACATTACCCGTATTTTTTGAAAACAGATTTAAAAATAAAAACCACCTTTTAAAAATTACATCATCTGTTTTTATTCTGGTATTCTTTACACTGTATACCTCTGCAGGAATGGTGTCCGGAGGGAAGCTTTTTGAATCGGCTTTCGGAATGGATTATACCCTTGGTTTACTTCTCACAAGCCTGGTCGTCGTATTGTACACTTTTTTAGGCGGATTCCTGGCGGTGAGCCTTACCGATTTCGTACAGGGTACCATTATGGTGCTGGCGCTGGTAATTGTTCCTATTGTAGCGATTACCCAGATCGGAAGCATAGGGGAGACTTTTTCATTGATTGAAGCGAAAGACCCCAAATACCTGGATCTTTTCAGAGGAACAACAACGGTGAGCATTGTCTCTTTGCTGGCCTGGGGGTTAGGCTATTGCGGGCAGCCCCATATTCTCGTACGCTTTATGGCAATTGATAAACCTAAAGATCTGGTTAAAGCAAGAAGAATCGGGATTACCTGGATGATCTTTACAGTTGCCGGAGCATTGGCTATAGGTCTGGTAGGAATTGCTTACCTGCAGAAATTTGATATGGAAACGATGCTGAAGTTTGATGGTTCCAAGACCGAAGCCGAAACTATTTTCATTTATTTCTCCCGTATTTTGTTCCATCCGTTTATTGCGGGTTTCCTACTTACGGCAATTCTGGCTGCGGTGATGAGTACTATTTCTTCCCAGTTACTGGTAACTTCCAGTTCATTAACCGAAGATATTTATAAAGCTTTTCTGAATAAAAAAGCAACTCCAAAACAATTGCTTACAGC
It encodes the following:
- a CDS encoding tail fiber domain-containing protein, whose product is MKNSIFLQKEHSAAFRLCLIGSISISSMMFSQTGRIGINTPNPKATLDITARTDGSAAAEGLMIPRLTGDQIQTMTANIQPGTESLMIYATAVPASPTAKVARITQPGYYFWNGSNWDSMASQNIYTADGSISTPLAARNVDLNGKNLVFSGSGSVGIGTTPSASAKLDVAGTVKASAIDYNSDERLKQNIASINSSGELLGKLRPVSYFWNEKGKKKGGNTQLQYGLIAQEVEKVLPNIVSTDNEGYKSVNYNELIPLLLQTVQEQDKKITELQKEIQLLKKPE
- a CDS encoding TetR/AcrR family transcriptional regulator, with amino-acid sequence MRKPRERILSTAMVLFHRQGYNSTGINQIIDDAEVSKASFYQHFKSKDDLCIEFLDRRYAYWVSELESFTSGAQTLEEKFLKSFDFLIYMNEKEDFRGCSFLNILSEIPGEKTEIHKVIRNHKKTLRDAFMGDLKDPFLSDHIYLLFESCILTSQLYRSNELIETSKTIVKNLLLTS
- a CDS encoding cupin-like domain-containing protein, whose protein sequence is MGILLKPIDIVEDISQEDFREKYLKPCKPVVIRNMARNWPAYQKWTMEYMKEVVGDVEVPLYDSAKADPAAPINTPTTKMKFGEYVDLIQREPTDLRIFFFDPIKFAPKLLDDYVPPKNLMGGFLDKYPSMFFGGKGSVTFLHYDIDMPHIFHTHFNGRKHVLLFEYKWKTRLYKLPYATYALEDYDIANPDFEKFPALDGIEGIECFLEHGDTLFMPTGWWHWMKYLDGSFSISLRAWDKSWAVKAHSLWNLAIQRNFDNFMKGRYKKRYMDWKERKAIEKANIALKKGLPK
- a CDS encoding Ig-like domain-containing protein, coding for MKRSLTIILSLVFAGISAQNSKTIFTSDIDNFWNAYDQIKKTDDFSKKVNLINELYISKGTKGLKAFMKARDYNDTAYVKLIDEYPKFWNSVRPNTLTVQQKNKELNDAVDHLKQIYPELREAGMYFTIGALGAGGTTVENMVLVGAEIGTGTPDTDTSEFKDDWLKTLFAAQSLDNIVSLNIHEYIHTQQNGYSKTVLGASIKEGSCDFIAELAVQRPLQTKYLTYGNAHASQIKDQFKKEMFTDRLSNWLNNGRKKGESAELGYYIGYEICKSYYQNAKDKKQAVKDIIELNYSDEKAVEYFLKKSKFFSEKIDKVKLIKEYHDHLLTVVKTDPENGAVNINPDTKEIKITFSKEIVPNKYSISLSDKGKENFPITKITGLENNDKTLVLSMDLKPGKEYEFVLTNKTFESKDGYPLKDERFIVKFQTKAQ
- a CDS encoding M1 family aminopeptidase, whose product is MKTGLLALSFAIVSSGYLAQMKSLPKLESGVSYELAQFRKSVLSDIKYQLDLKIPESKSERISGTEVLSFNYKKQNEAPLLIDFKEEAASLVSVAVNGKVTKPVFQNEHIIIDAQYLKSGLNQVHFTFLAGNGALNRREGYLYTLFVPDRARTMFPCFDQPNLKANYSLTLTIPEKWNAIANGKLKETRAQKGTKTLYFETSDLIPTYLFSFAAGDFKAFTDKIDRQDSRILYRETDSAKITNSMDSVFTLYRNSLDYFEKWTQIPHPFQKHGMVAVPDFQFGGMEHPGAILFQNSTLFLDKNATQNQLNNRSNLIAHEVAHLWFGDMVTMDWFNDVWMKEVFANFMADKSTGAASDKSVYDLKFLTTHFPAAYSVDRTLGANPIRQVLDNLQNAGMMYGPIIYSKAPIMMRQLELLTGEENFRKGIGEYLKKYAYSNATWPDLIDILDRRTREDLQSWNKVWVNDPGRPVVEYQVKYKGDKIENFTVSQHPEYGKEQKSWPQEFEISLFYPDRTEKIDVKLSGMQKEIPELKGKAKPLFILQNSSGIGYGVFSIDVKAMSNFSLIKDPVSRASAYISLYENMLGGRSVSPEEALQFFAEQLQKETTELNVRLIAGYISTIYWEFLPESKRLKISDTLENTVWQALQTQTAKNNKKILFDCYQGIFQSQQAYNTLYKIWESKVTPQDVSLNDEDFTNLALSLSLRSKENKDLLQKQLDRITNTDRINRFKIIMKAASSDQKTRDEFFNGLVQKENRANESAVGAALGYLHHPLRQQTSIHYLPESLELLQEIQKTGAIFFPDNWLRSTFGNYQDPKALESVNQFLMKNPDYNAILKNKILQATDNLKRAQILVK
- the putP gene encoding sodium/proline symporter PutP: MQVYEAVSVGLYLLLMIGIGIYSYRKSTSNSEEFLIGGRKMGAAVTALSAGAADMSGWLLMGVPGAMYLAGISSSWIAIGLTIGAYLNYIIVAPRLRIYTEVAQNAITLPVFFENRFKNKNHLLKITSSVFILVFFTLYTSAGMVSGGKLFESAFGMDYTLGLLLTSLVVVLYTFLGGFLAVSLTDFVQGTIMVLALVIVPIVAITQIGSIGETFSLIEAKDPKYLDLFRGTTTVSIVSLLAWGLGYCGQPHILVRFMAIDKPKDLVKARRIGITWMIFTVAGALAIGLVGIAYLQKFDMETMLKFDGSKTEAETIFIYFSRILFHPFIAGFLLTAILAAVMSTISSQLLVTSSSLTEDIYKAFLNKKATPKQLLTASRISVLLVAAIAVLLSLNPKDSILNLVGNAWAGFGSAFGPLILLSLLWKKTTWQGGFAGMMVGGITVLAWVYLQHPLKNWYEIIPGFTLSLITNIIVSLLTYKPDAVIESEFDEMKKIMQE